A single Bacillota bacterium DNA region contains:
- a CDS encoding site-specific integrase, with protein MSSGGVLAKGCIVRRGSTYSIVLSLGRDPRTGRRLQRWFGGHRTREAAELHLAELLRLLAAGDLPPARPRLAAYLEGWLADRRPALSPKTAERYAELLEGAVLPHLGGLRLDALRPAHLDSLYRRLAASGNRRTGAGLSPRTVLAVHRLLHRALADGVRRGLLPANPADRLRPPAAPRSRQAALDEEQLALLLRALEGSDLHPPALLAALTGLRRGELLALRWQDVDLAACTLAVRRSLEQTRAGLRFKPPKSRSGLRSLALPGLACEELRRLAAGAGRSGDGPRAAGAEDLVFARPDGRPLEPDAFSATFHDAMLRLGFPGVHLHTLRHSHASQLLRAGASPVEVARRLGHASPVVTLTTYAHLLPGEDAEAARLVEERLRAAMSRLGGSAR; from the coding sequence ATGTCGTCCGGGGGCGTCCTGGCGAAGGGCTGCATCGTCCGCCGCGGCTCGACCTACAGCATCGTCCTCAGCCTGGGGCGTGACCCGCGCACTGGCCGCCGCCTGCAGCGCTGGTTCGGCGGCCATCGCACGCGCGAGGCCGCCGAGCTCCACCTGGCGGAGCTCCTCCGGCTGCTGGCGGCCGGCGACCTGCCGCCCGCGCGCCCGCGCCTGGCCGCCTACCTGGAGGGCTGGCTGGCCGATCGCCGCCCCGCCCTCTCGCCCAAGACCGCCGAGCGCTACGCCGAGCTGCTGGAAGGGGCGGTCCTGCCGCACCTGGGCGGCCTGCGGCTGGACGCGCTGCGGCCCGCCCACCTGGACTCCCTCTACCGGCGGCTGGCCGCCTCCGGCAACCGCCGCACCGGCGCCGGTCTCAGTCCGCGCACCGTCCTGGCCGTCCACCGTCTCCTCCACCGCGCCCTGGCCGACGGCGTCCGTCGCGGGCTCCTCCCCGCCAACCCCGCCGACCGCCTCCGCCCGCCGGCCGCGCCCCGCTCCCGGCAGGCGGCGCTCGACGAGGAGCAGCTCGCCCTCCTCCTCCGCGCCCTGGAAGGAAGCGATCTCCACCCCCCGGCCCTGCTCGCCGCCCTCACCGGCCTCCGCCGCGGCGAGCTCCTGGCGCTGCGCTGGCAGGACGTGGACCTCGCCGCCTGCACGCTGGCCGTCCGCCGCTCCCTGGAGCAGACGCGCGCCGGCCTCCGCTTCAAGCCGCCCAAGAGCCGCTCCGGCCTCCGCTCGCTCGCCCTGCCCGGCCTCGCCTGCGAGGAGCTCCGCCGCCTCGCTGCCGGCGCCGGGCGCTCCGGCGACGGCCCGCGCGCCGCCGGCGCCGAGGACCTCGTCTTCGCCCGCCCGGACGGCCGCCCGCTGGAGCCGGACGCCTTCTCCGCCACCTTTCACGACGCCATGCTCCGCCTCGGCTTCCCCGGCGTCCACCTCCATACGCTCCGCCACAGCCACGCCAGCCAGCTCCTGCGCGCCGGGGCCAGCCCCGTCGAGGTGGCGCGGCGCCTCGGCCACGCCTCGCCCGTGGTCACCCTGACCACCTACGCCCACCTGCTCCCGGGCGAAGACGCGGAGGCGGCCCGCCTCGTCGAGGAGAGGCTGCGGGCCGCCATGTCGCGCCTCGGCGGGAGCGCGCGCTGA
- a CDS encoding YqhV family protein, with amino-acid sequence MLGLEPYVGAMVLVRLISAGLELTGATLMARFNRVDAALRVNALLGLTGPLVLLTVTTIGVLGLAGEMPAWRIGLVFLGVALILFAVRS; translated from the coding sequence GTGCTGGGGCTGGAGCCGTACGTGGGTGCGATGGTGCTGGTACGCCTGATCTCGGCCGGCCTCGAGCTGACCGGCGCGACGCTCATGGCGCGCTTCAACCGTGTCGACGCCGCGCTCCGCGTCAACGCGCTCCTGGGCCTGACCGGCCCGCTGGTGCTGCTCACCGTCACCACCATCGGCGTCCTCGGCCTGGCCGGCGAGATGCCGGCCTGGCGGATCGGCCTCGTCTTCCTGGGCGTGGCGCTCATCCTCTTCGCCGTCCGGAGCTGA
- a CDS encoding MFS transporter, whose translation MEIARTLRAIARPVVLAHLLTVAAVEFVRGALYITFLPTYLPAAGVSTAVVGLVIATQYVADNLFKAWEGSIIDRLGPWPILVPGFLLAGLGVLLLARSHSLAGLLLGSLAYGLGAAGTWPAAMAGISAAAPEELRSSALSSIFVAWLAGGGLGPVLINYVPDRWVFPLLGSVLLLPLAVALAHLRAVRYRGLDWRQALALGGALRRIAPAVGRAWPVLPGMFLQTFAVGLILPVMAPFARHQFHLSGPDYAWLMIAGGATAVLVLLPAGALADRLGPRPVLLAGLLVASASLVVLSGRHSFVQALPWAVVLGAGYAFVLPSWNGLMTRIAPEGERGGMMGFFMTVEGVGVALGSALGGFLGSLYGLHLPLYATGAALLTMIVVYLFLPLERFAQPPRPFPGK comes from the coding sequence GTGGAGATCGCCCGCACGCTGCGCGCCATCGCCCGGCCGGTCGTCCTGGCCCACCTGCTCACCGTGGCGGCGGTGGAGTTCGTCCGCGGCGCGCTCTACATCACCTTTCTGCCCACCTACCTGCCGGCCGCCGGCGTCAGCACCGCGGTCGTCGGCCTGGTCATCGCCACCCAGTACGTGGCCGACAACCTCTTCAAGGCATGGGAAGGAAGCATCATCGACCGCCTCGGCCCCTGGCCGATCCTGGTGCCCGGCTTCCTGCTGGCGGGCCTGGGCGTCCTCCTGCTGGCCCGTTCCCACTCGCTGGCCGGCCTCCTGCTCGGCTCCCTGGCCTACGGCCTGGGCGCGGCCGGCACCTGGCCGGCCGCCATGGCCGGGATCAGCGCGGCGGCGCCCGAGGAGCTCCGCTCCTCGGCGCTCAGCTCCATCTTCGTCGCCTGGCTGGCGGGCGGCGGCCTCGGCCCGGTGCTGATCAACTACGTCCCGGACCGCTGGGTCTTCCCCCTCCTAGGCTCCGTCCTGCTCCTTCCGCTGGCCGTCGCCCTGGCCCACCTGCGCGCCGTCCGCTACCGCGGCCTCGACTGGCGGCAGGCGCTGGCCCTGGGCGGCGCCCTGCGGCGCATCGCCCCCGCGGTGGGGCGCGCCTGGCCCGTCCTGCCCGGCATGTTCCTGCAGACCTTCGCCGTCGGCCTCATCCTGCCCGTCATGGCGCCCTTCGCCCGGCACCAGTTCCACCTCTCCGGGCCGGACTACGCCTGGCTGATGATCGCCGGCGGCGCGACGGCCGTCCTGGTCCTGCTGCCGGCCGGCGCCCTGGCCGACCGCCTGGGGCCGCGCCCGGTCCTGCTGGCGGGGCTCCTGGTCGCCTCCGCCTCGCTGGTGGTCCTCTCCGGCCGGCACAGCTTCGTCCAGGCGCTCCCCTGGGCGGTCGTGCTGGGGGCGGGCTACGCCTTCGTCCTGCCCTCCTGGAACGGGTTGATGACGCGTATCGCCCCGGAGGGGGAGCGCGGCGGGATGATGGGCTTCTTCATGACCGTGGAGGGGGTCGGCGTCGCCCTGGGCTCGGCGCTGGGCGGCTTCCTGGGCAGCCTCTACGGGCTGCACCTGCCGCTCTACGCCACCGGCGCGGCGCTTCTGACCATGATCGTCGTCTATCTCTTCCTTCCCCTGGAGCGCTTCGCGCAGCCGCCGCGGCCTTTTCCCGGGAAATGA